The genomic segment AGTCATAGAATTGACGGTATAGCTCGTTGACGCCGTCATAGCCCGGATGGGTCCACGGCTTCAGATCATGGTGCTGCCGCACGGCGCCGGTCTGGAAGTCCCAGACCAACAGGGCGCGGGCGCCGGATTCCCGGTCGCAGGTAATGCCCGCGGCGTAGCGGCCGCTCTCGTCGACAAGAAAATGGAACAACCATGCGCCGCCGACGCTGTGAAATTCCCGGACAATCCGGTCCTCTTCCCAATTGAAGTAGACCGCTGTTGTATAGCTCAGACCCGCGGTGAAATGGCCGGGATCCGGCCCGAAACCGGTTGCGCCGGGAAAGCCCTGAAAGGTGTCGAGCGGGCTGTAATAAACGTATTCGCCCCGCTTTCGATCATAGATGGTTATGGCGCCATGGGAACTCCATTTTGAAAGCACCAGGTGGTCATCGCGGCTGAAGAGGCACCGGAGCGACTGGACCGTACCCACTTTCAGCGGATCGTGGGGCGCGTCGGCGAGCAGTTTGCTGCTGGCGTGCCGCATTGCTCCCCACTCCCAACCGCGCAAGCCCTCGGGGGCGCGATCCAGGTATTCCAGCGCCCGTTCGGAATTGAGTTCGGCGAGGTACGAGTGCGCGGCAATCACGCTGGAGGCATAGGCCTCCTCGCGCAACAGCGTGTTTCGCTCCTCCACCGCGAGGCGCTGGCGGCGCTCCGCTTCGTGCGACTGGTGGAGCCGTATGTTGTAGTAGGCGAGACCGCCGGCCAGAATTGCGGCGGCGGCCATCCCGACGCGCACGGCGGTGCGATGGCGGCGATACAGACGTTGTAGATTCTGCCAGGGGGAGTAGGCGTACGCGCCGACGACGGCTCCCGCCAGGAAGCGCTGCACATCCTCGGCGAGTTCGCGGGCGGTCTGGTAGCGTTTCTCGGGATCCGCGCGGAGGGCCTTTTCGCAGATCGCCGCGAGTTCCGGCGGGGCCTCGGGCTCCAGGCTGCGCACGGGCTCGGGCCGCCCGCTCTGGACCCGGGCGAGAAGCTCCATTTTATTTGCGCCGGAATGCGGTGTGTTGCCGGTGAGGATTTCGTAGAGGACGGCGCCGAGCGAGTAGACGTCGGAGCGTTCATCGACGCGTTCGAGGTGTCCGAGGGCCTGCTCCGGCGGCATGTACGCCGGGGTGCCGACGATCTGCCCGTATTCGGTCTGTGCGAGGCCTTCCTCTCCTCCCAGGTTGAGCGCGCCAATCGCCTCGGCGAAACCTTTCTCATGCACGTCCTCAACGCCGCGCGCCTTCGCGAGACCCCAGTCCAGGACGACCGTCTCGCCGAATTCTCCGACCATCACGTTCGAGGGCTTGATGTCCCGGTGGAGCACGGCGCGGCTGTGGGCATATGCGATGGCCTGGCAGAGATCGACGAAATGGGGCAACAGCGCCAGGCGGGCCTGCCAGCCGCCATCCCGCCGAATGGCGCGGGCAAGGGTCTCGCCACGGACCAGCTTCATCGTGTAATAGAGCTGTCCGCCCGGGCGGTGGCCCAGCTCATACACCGGCACGATGGAAGGGTGCTCAAGTTGTCCGGTGATTCGGGCTTCCTGAAGGAAACGGTGGACGAGCGGGACGGAGAGCCGGACCGGGCTCTCCGCGGCCATGGAGAGGGTGTCGCTGCTGTGGGAGACGTTGGGGAGCAATTCCTTCATCGCGATATCGCGGCCCAGGTGGGTGTCGTGGACCAGAAGTACCCGGCCCATGCCGCCGCGGGCGTATTCGCTGTCGCCGCGGTAGCGGCCCGGCGTTTCGTGAATCAGGGCGTCGGCCAGGTCCCTGGAGGCTTCCGCCGTACCGGCGGGGAGGGTGCTCGCGCCGCTTCGCGCCGCATCGGCCAGGGCGGCTCGCTCCACGTAGCGCCCAAAGGCGAGCGAGGGATGGATGGCCGCTTCGAGCGCGGCGACCGCGTTGCCGCCGGCCTGCGCCACAGCCTGCGCGACCATTTCCCCAAGCGTATCGCGCCCCTCACGGGTGATTGCGTTGCTCGCGAGAAGGCGCTCGGGAATGGTCAGGCTCGGTTCTGCGGCCCAGGCGGCGGTGGCTTCGAGCGTCTGGGGGAGCGGGGCGAGGGATAGCTGCACCGCGAAAGCCGCAAACAGAAGGTTTTCCTCGTGGCTCATGGCGCGCCCACGTTATTTTTTGCGCTGCTTGAGCAGCCAGCGGATATGGCGCCTGTCGCCGTAGGCCTGGTCCCACGAATTGTGTCCGGCGCCTTGAAACACCGTGTATTGGACGTCGCCGCCCGCCGCATTCACACGCGCAACCATTTCCGCGGATCGTTCTTGCGGAACCACGTCGTCGTCACTGCCGTGGAATGCCCAGATCGGGAGGGTGGCCAAGTTCCGGACGCGTGAATCCATGGCGCCGAAGGCGGCCAGTGTGCGCGCCGGGAAACGCTTGCTGAGCTGTTCGAGGTCGCCACCGCCGCATATCGGCATCAGTGCGGCGAAGAGGTCGGCCCGTTGGGCGCCCCAGATCCAGGTGGCGTAGCCGCCGAGGGAGAGGCCGGTCAGTGTAATCGCCCGGTCGTCCACCCGGTACTCCGACCGGGTCTGTGCGATGGCGGCCTCAATGGCGGGAATCGCGGCGTCCCAGAAGCGATCCTTGGGGCACTGGGGCATCAGGACGAGGGCCGGGAACCATTCCCGGTGGAGCCGGATGGCGCGCCCGATCCCCACTTCGGTCTGGCGGAGATTGTCGTCCCCCCGCTCACCGGCGCCGTGCAGGAACACGATGAGGGGCCAGGCCCGCTTTGGGGAGTAGTTGTCGGGCACGTAGAGCGCGTAACGGGACTGCTGTCCCTGGGCGTCGACGGTCTT from the Candidatus Hydrogenedentota bacterium genome contains:
- a CDS encoding protein kinase, with product MSHEENLLFAAFAVQLSLAPLPQTLEATAAWAAEPSLTIPERLLASNAITREGRDTLGEMVAQAVAQAGGNAVAALEAAIHPSLAFGRYVERAALADAARSGASTLPAGTAEASRDLADALIHETPGRYRGDSEYARGGMGRVLLVHDTHLGRDIAMKELLPNVSHSSDTLSMAAESPVRLSVPLVHRFLQEARITGQLEHPSIVPVYELGHRPGGQLYYTMKLVRGETLARAIRRDGGWQARLALLPHFVDLCQAIAYAHSRAVLHRDIKPSNVMVGEFGETVVLDWGLAKARGVEDVHEKGFAEAIGALNLGGEEGLAQTEYGQIVGTPAYMPPEQALGHLERVDERSDVYSLGAVLYEILTGNTPHSGANKMELLARVQSGRPEPVRSLEPEAPPELAAICEKALRADPEKRYQTARELAEDVQRFLAGAVVGAYAYSPWQNLQRLYRRHRTAVRVGMAAAAILAGGLAYYNIRLHQSHEAERRQRLAVEERNTLLREEAYASSVIAAHSYLAELNSERALEYLDRAPEGLRGWEWGAMRHASSKLLADAPHDPLKVGTVQSLRCLFSRDDHLVLSKWSSHGAITIYDRKRGEYVYYSPLDTFQGFPGATGFGPDPGHFTAGLSYTTAVYFNWEEDRIVREFHSVGGAWLFHFLVDESGRYAAGITCDRESGARALLVWDFQTGAVRQHHDLKPWTHPGYDGVNELYRQFYDLVLNNVGNVAGFLENPPRVIFSDDDLCTLDLDTGLIARKMAVLPGTVDLDPAREWAIFVRPDGSVGQWDLNLDQPLPDLSGATGARGVVYGGQDRLLAGIREQGERWSIWDAQSGELIEQHQSHTLSLSGLDIANTEPVAATLSQNSHLKFWRIRDTPYMSRIPFRDENGKPLAHDIPDPYSSPFRGYAVHPDRNRLATLADLSEIRLWRIPEMALERRWNTGGSQVLEIAFSPDGSMMATAHFDGFARVWATEGGALIREFPPEAEEACYTAAIAPGNAVIALGYGDRSTVDAAQTPALFCSLETGALIDRADLAGNRINDLAWSPDGALLFAGVWGLNGSTDHSFVVYRNGDWSAPAARVDGLGWGHHVEFDSGHHALLYGGNFNPVYFDCDTLQRVYEHRGSHAMTVAFHPEGDRFVTTEHSKHQAHIHRASDGRVLATLNRVIGPAFFSADGMELYTLTPNGQARIFRAEPWR
- a CDS encoding prolyl oligopeptidase family serine peptidase; translation: MHHYLPRAAALMAALCCAITSAAGSPNSIFTRDASPRATGFLDKTVDAQGQQSRYALYVPDNYSPKRAWPLIVFLHGAGERGDDNLRQTEVGIGRAIRLHREWFPALVLMPQCPKDRFWDAAIPAIEAAIAQTRSEYRVDDRAITLTGLSLGGYATWIWGAQRADLFAALMPICGGGDLEQLSKRFPARTLAAFGAMDSRVRNLATLPIWAFHGSDDDVVPQERSAEMVARVNAAGGDVQYTVFQGAGHNSWDQAYGDRRHIRWLLKQRKK